CCGCGATCGGCTGGCGCCGGCAGGAGATTCGCACGATGGCGCTGTCTGACCACGGCGCGACCGAGGTTCGTCCGGATGCCGCGGTCGCGCAGCGCTGGACGGCCATGGTCGATTCCGGCCTGTGCGATCCGGTCAGCGGGGGCGCCGGCCGGGTGCGATGGCTGCACTCCTGCCCGGGGCAGCACCAGCGGCTGCTCCAGGTGGCCCGGGATGCGCTCGGCGACGTCGCGTGGGTGGCGAGCAAATGGGAGGTCGCGCAGCGTGGGTGGTGGCCGGCTTCGGAGAACTTGCTGCGGCGGGTGGGCGATGTGGTAGCCGTCGCGACCGCTCCTGCCTTCCCGGTGCCGCAGGAGGACATGCGTTATGAGCACGGCTCGATAACCCCGATGGAAATGCTGATCCCGTTCGCGGTCTGGTGAGGTAGGAGCACAGATGCCCAAAGCAATCCTGCATGACAAGGTCGGTGGGGTCACGGCTCTGCCGGCTGAGACCGGGCAGTCCCTGGTGGACCTCCTCCGGCTGGCCGGCGTGCCGCTCAACTCGGTGATGACCCGGCTGAACGGCGAACTGGTCAGCGAAGACAGCGTGCTGCTTGGCGCCGACGACGTGGTCGAGGTGTTCCAGGTCCGCCACTACGACATGGGCGTCACCCGCGCGCCGTCCCAGCGAAAGTACGCCGCGGTCAAACCGGTCTACACCAAATCGGTCCTGTTCGACGACAAGGGCGATCTGGAGGTGCGCAGCGAGCAGTTCGACCGGGACACCTTCCCGCAGTTCGTGGAGACGGTCTTCGTCGAATCGGTGACCTCCGGCCAGACCATCCGGGATGGCGACCGGATCGTGCTGGGCCTGTCCGGCGGCCGCGACTCCATCGCGCTGCTCAAGCTGCTGGAGCGGACCCGGGACCGGCTACCCGACTTCTCGACGATCGCGCTGACCGTGACCGGCCTGCCCGACTGGGAGGAAAGCGCCACCTTCCAGGCCGCGGTGGACGCCTGCCGGCGTCTGGACATCGAGCACGTCATCTCCACCGCCGAAGACGTCCAGGAAGTGTTCGGGCTGAAGGTGCCGTTCGTCGAGGCGATGACCCGGGTGGTGGCCAGCGACCGCGCTTCCAGCACCATGGTCATCGGCCATCAGGTGCTGCGGCGGATGATCGAGATCACTGCCGTCAGGCGCGGCGTGACCGACGTGGCATGGGGCTTCAACGCCGATGACCTGCTGGCCAGCTTGGTCACCTGGTGGATGAGCGGCTTCCGGATGGGCAGCCTGCCGGTGCGCCAGCTCGGCGACTTCCGTTACACCTTCCCGCTGTACCGGATCACCAAGAAGGAGCTCACCCTCTACCTGGAGCTGACCGCGCCGGAGTGGAACCGCCAGGGCGCGCCCGGCCGATTCACCACCGGGCCGGACGAGCGCTCGATGTCCTATGCCATCGCCGACCACCTGCTGGGGCTGTGGCCGGGTGCCGACTATTACGCCTTCAACGCGTTCGCCAACATGCAGAGGTACATGGAGCCCATCGCCAGCGAGCTGTGCGACATCTGCGGCGGTGCGTTCATCCCACAGGCCGGGTACCCGGGGCCCAAGAATCTCTGCGACGTCTGCGACGTGTTCTCGCGTATGGAACTGGTTCGTGCCAGGAGGTGATCCGCCGGCCGAGCCGTGGTACCGGACCTATTTCGGGCCGTCGTTCTGGGCGCTCGTCGAGCAGGAGTACACAGCCGAGCGGACGGCCGTCGAGGTGCGGTACCTGCAGAAGGTGCTCGAGGAGTACGCGCCTGGGCGAAGGGTCCTCGATCTGGGCTGCGGCACCGGGCGGCACTCCAGCGGGTTGGCCAGCCACGGTTTCCAGGTGACGGGCCTGGATGTGTCCCCGTCGGCTCTGGAGCGGGCTCAGGCCCAGCACGGCGGCGAGCACGGGCTGAGCTTCCTCCAGCACGATGTGATGACCGCCCAGCCGTGGCCGGTCGGCGAGGTCGACGCCGTGATCTTCGTCCAGGGCCTGGGCTGGGGCGCCGATGCCGACCAGCGCCGGCTGCTGCGCCGGATCCACCGTTGCCTGGCGCCCGGCGGCGTCCTGGTGCTCGACCTGTCCAATCTCGCCTCGATCCTGCGCAACTTCCTCGCCACCGGGCATTTCCCCTCCGACCGCCACGGCTCATTCGCCATCCGGCGTGACTACCTCCCAGCTACCGGCCGGATCGAGGGATGGTTCGAACACCTGCCTGCCGAGGGCAGCGCGACCTCGCTCTGGCAGTCCGTCCGGGTGTACCTGGTGGAGCAGGTGATCAGCCTGGTCAAGCAGTGCGGATTCGCCGTGGAGGCCACGCATGCCGAGTTCGACCGGAACCAGCAGGTCACCATGGACTCCCGTTACGTGCAGCTGGTCTGCCGAGCGGTCGCCGTGCCGCCGGACAGCCTCGCGCTGGTCAGATCGACTCGTGCGCCGGGTCCGGAGCTGGACCTGCACTGGACTCCGGACGAGGCGGAGTTCCTCTGCCCGACGACGCAGGAGCTCTGGCGACAATGGTGGCCCGCGAGTGTGACCGAGCAGCTGGAACTGGTCGGCGACTACGGCTTGCACGACCCGTACGGCGGCCACCGGGGCGCCGGGGTTCTCTCCGCTGCGCACGGGGTCAGCCTCGACGCCGACTGCATCACCTTCGGCGCCGGCGCCACCCAGCTGCTGGCGGTCCTGTCGACGCTCGCCGACGGCGGCCGGGTGGCCACCGCTCCGTTCGGCCATCCGGATCTGGCCGAGTGGGCCCGGGCAAGCGGCTCGGATGTGCTGGTGGCAGACAGCTGGGCCGACCTCGATGCCCTCCGGGCATGCTCGCTGATCGTCCTGGACCGCCCGGGCTCGGCAGGGGAAGTCCTGGATACCGATGAGCTGGCGCGCCTGTGTGCCCGGCTGGCCGGCACCGCGGTGGTCGTGGTCGATGAGAGCTATGCCAACTATCTCGGTCCGAACGCCTCGGCGGCGCCGGTCACCGCCGAGGTCGACAACCTGGTCGTGGTGCGCGGCTTCTCCAAGGGCTACTGCCTGGGCGGCCTGCGTGCCGGCTACGCGGTCTGCTCGCCAGCGCTGGCCCAGGAGGTCAGGGCTCGCGCCGTCCCGATGGCGGTGGCCACCGCGTCGCTGGAGTTCGCGCTGCGGCTGATCGGCGCCGGGGACATCTTCGGGCCGCTGCGCGACCGGATCGCCGAGGTCGGACCGGTGGTGCGCACGGCGCTCCAGCGCCTCGGCGTGGCGACGTCGAGTGGCCATCCGGCGCTGCCCTGGCTGGTGGCTCAGGACGCCGCGGTGGCCTCGCGGGTGCTCGGGCGAGCCGGCATCAGCCACAAGAGCTTCCGGCCGGCCGGGGGAGGCCGGGCGGACCTGGTACGGCTGGCCCTGCCGCTGTCGGAGGCCAGGCTGCAGCGCTTTCTCCAGGCGGTGCAGGCGTGATCCTGGCCGACGCCCTCCACACGGCGACCGCTGCCCTGGACCGCGCGCGAGCGGGGGAGCTGATCCGGCGGCTCAGCGAGCTCGACCGGTTCCCCGCCTCGGCGGGACTGGACAGCGCCGCCGGGTTGGTGGCCGAGGCGGCCGTGGCGGCTGGTGTGCGGGATGTCGACGTGCTGCGCTGGCCGGTAGCGGGCGAGCGGCGGCGCTGGTGGACGTTCAGGGCTCCGGCGTCCTGGACCCCGGGGCCGTCGCGGCTGAGCTGGCGGGGGCGGGTGCTCGTGGAGTACCCGCGCGACGCCTTCGGCCTGGCAGTGAACTCCGCGCCCACCGACGGCGCCCGGGCCGCCCTGGTGCGCGGTCGCTCGGCGCCCTGGCGCGACGCGGTCGTGCTCGTCGAGGAGCCGGTGGTGGCGCCGACGTTGCTGCGCGACATCGAGCTGGCCGGCGCCCTGGGAGTGGTGTGCAGCCCTGGCTGGCAGGCCGAGGGTGAGCAGGACTGCACGCGGCGGGTGGAGTTGCCGCCCGGCGCCGGCATCTTCGCCTTCAGCGTCCGCCCTTCGGTGATGCGCGACCTGGTCGCCGGTCATCGGCCCGGCGACCAGGTGGAGGCGACGGTCCGGGTGGCGACCGGCGCCGCGATGCCGGTGGTGACCGGTGTCATCCCAGGCCTGGACCCGAGCCTCGGCGAGGTGGCGCTGCACGCCCACCTGGACCACCCTCGCCCCAGCGCCAACGACAACGCCTCCGGCGTGGTGGCCTGCCTGCAGGCCGCCCGGGCCCTGGCGCGGCTACCCGGACGCAGGCGCGGCGTCCGCTTCCTGTGGGGTCCGGAGTTCACCGGCTCGGCGGCCTACCTGCACGACGTCGTGTCGGCCGGCACGCTGCCGGACGTGGTGGCGTTGCTCAATCTCGACATGGTGGGCGAGCACGAGCGCGACACCGGTGGGATGCTCAACGTCGAGCGCAGCCCGCTGGGCACGCCGGATGTCGCCTCGGCCGTGGTCGGGATGGTGCTGGACAGCCTGCCGGGACCGAGGACGACCTATGCCGGCGCGCGCTCGGCGCCGGCGGTGCCCTGGGTCCAGGCGCCGTTCGTCGGCGCGTCGGACCATCTGCTCTACCTGGACCGGGCCAGACCGGTCTCAGTCACCAGCCTCAGCCACCATCCCGACCGTTACCGCCACTCCTCCTGCGACACCGCCGACCGGGTGGACCTGGAGCGGCTGCTCGCGGTCAGCAGCTGCGCCGCCGTGGCCGTCCAGCTGCTGGCCGGCGGTCCGGACACCAGCCAGCTCGTGCTGGCCTGCCTGTCGGCCAGGCACAACGATCTGCTCGACGTCGCCCGGGGCGCCGGGGCCGCAGAGCAAGCAGGCTGGATCGAGCCGGCCGCCGCCGACCGGGCGCATCGCCGGTTAGCAGCCGTGCTGGCCGGCGGGGACCGCGACCTGGCATGGATCGCCGGACTGGCCGGGGTCGAGCTCGACCGGGTCGCCGGCTACCGCGACAGCCTACGAGCGGTCGCGACGTCCCTGACGCCGCTGCTGCCGCCTGGTGAAGGCAGCGGCCGGCCTGCCGGGCCGGCGCTGAGCCGATGCTGGAGCGGGCCGTTCAACCTGTTCGCGGCCCTGGACGCGGTGGACCAGCGAGCCAGGCAACGCGCCTGGGACGGCATCGGGCAGGATCGAGGGGCGGGTTACGCCAGGCTGGTGGCCCTGGCGCTGGCAGTCGACGGTGAGCGCGACCTGGACGGCGTGGTCGAGGCCGCGGCTTTCTCCAGCGGCCTGCCGATGTCGGTCGACGGCGCCCGCGGCTGGCTGGAGGCGCTGCTGGAGGCGGGCTGGTTGACGCTGGGGCAGGCGCGGTGATCACGACCAGCGTCTATCGCGATATCGCCGACGTCCCCGCCGACGAGTGGGATCTTGTGGTCGAACGCGCCGGTGCGCCGGTCTTCTACCGGCATGCCTACCTGAGCGCGCAGGCCCGTACGGCGGTGATGCCCGCGCAGGCCCAGGTCCTGGTCATCGCGCGCGACAGCAGTGGCGATCCCATTGCGATCTGCCCGGCGAGCCTGCAGGCGCCGAGCGATCCGCTGGGCGCCCTGGCCAATCGCGTCCACGGCTATGACCCCCATGACCGTGCGCTGCTCAGCCACAACTGGCAGTGTTACGACACCAGGCTGCCGGCCACCGAACACCGCGCGCCGCTGCGGATCGTCCAGACGCTGCGCGAGGTGGCAGTCGAAGCCGGCGCCTCCTGGCTCGGCTTCGTCAACGTCACCGCCGGGCCGCAGCTGGCCGCGCTCGCCGACGCCGGATTCGACGTTGTCGAGATGGACGAGCGGTTCTGCCTGGACCTTCGCGACATCCACACGATCGAGGACTACCTGCAGCGGCTCAGGTCGAGTGCGCGACGCAACATGCGCCGGTACCAGCGGCGCGCGCAGGAACGCGGTGTGGTGGTCGAGAACCTCGCCGTGCGCGACGTCGACCTGGACGAGGCGGTCACGCTGATCAGGGACACGGCGGCCCGGCACGGCGCCGCCGACTTCTACCGCGACGGCCCCTTCCAGGACTTCCTGCACAGCCTGGGCGACCTTGTCACGACGATCAGGATCAGCGACGCGGATCGGCTGCTGGCGGTCGGTTTCTGCCTGCCCGATCGCGATCGATTCCATCTGTGGACGTGTGGTGCGGTGTACCAGTACGACGCGGCGTTCAGCCCGTACACCCTGCTGTTCCTGGAGATGGTGCGGTCCGCGGTCGCCAGCGGTCGCCCGCTTCTGGAAGGAGGCCGGCGCAACCGG
This is a stretch of genomic DNA from Jatrophihabitans sp.. It encodes these proteins:
- a CDS encoding aminotransferase class I/II-fold pyridoxal phosphate-dependent enzyme, translating into MPGGDPPAEPWYRTYFGPSFWALVEQEYTAERTAVEVRYLQKVLEEYAPGRRVLDLGCGTGRHSSGLASHGFQVTGLDVSPSALERAQAQHGGEHGLSFLQHDVMTAQPWPVGEVDAVIFVQGLGWGADADQRRLLRRIHRCLAPGGVLVLDLSNLASILRNFLATGHFPSDRHGSFAIRRDYLPATGRIEGWFEHLPAEGSATSLWQSVRVYLVEQVISLVKQCGFAVEATHAEFDRNQQVTMDSRYVQLVCRAVAVPPDSLALVRSTRAPGPELDLHWTPDEAEFLCPTTQELWRQWWPASVTEQLELVGDYGLHDPYGGHRGAGVLSAAHGVSLDADCITFGAGATQLLAVLSTLADGGRVATAPFGHPDLAEWARASGSDVLVADSWADLDALRACSLIVLDRPGSAGEVLDTDELARLCARLAGTAVVVVDESYANYLGPNASAAPVTAEVDNLVVVRGFSKGYCLGGLRAGYAVCSPALAQEVRARAVPMAVATASLEFALRLIGAGDIFGPLRDRIAEVGPVVRTALQRLGVATSSGHPALPWLVAQDAAVASRVLGRAGISHKSFRPAGGGRADLVRLALPLSEARLQRFLQAVQA
- a CDS encoding GNAT family N-acetyltransferase, producing the protein MITTSVYRDIADVPADEWDLVVERAGAPVFYRHAYLSAQARTAVMPAQAQVLVIARDSSGDPIAICPASLQAPSDPLGALANRVHGYDPHDRALLSHNWQCYDTRLPATEHRAPLRIVQTLREVAVEAGASWLGFVNVTAGPQLAALADAGFDVVEMDERFCLDLRDIHTIEDYLQRLRSSARRNMRRYQRRAQERGVVVENLAVRDVDLDEAVTLIRDTAARHGAADFYRDGPFQDFLHSLGDLVTTIRISDADRLLAVGFCLPDRDRFHLWTCGAVYQYDAAFSPYTLLFLEMVRSAVASGRPLLEGGRRNREYKERHGLHRVPLHAAMVRLG
- a CDS encoding DUF4910 domain-containing protein, encoding MILADALHTATAALDRARAGELIRRLSELDRFPASAGLDSAAGLVAEAAVAAGVRDVDVLRWPVAGERRRWWTFRAPASWTPGPSRLSWRGRVLVEYPRDAFGLAVNSAPTDGARAALVRGRSAPWRDAVVLVEEPVVAPTLLRDIELAGALGVVCSPGWQAEGEQDCTRRVELPPGAGIFAFSVRPSVMRDLVAGHRPGDQVEATVRVATGAAMPVVTGVIPGLDPSLGEVALHAHLDHPRPSANDNASGVVACLQAARALARLPGRRRGVRFLWGPEFTGSAAYLHDVVSAGTLPDVVALLNLDMVGEHERDTGGMLNVERSPLGTPDVASAVVGMVLDSLPGPRTTYAGARSAPAVPWVQAPFVGASDHLLYLDRARPVSVTSLSHHPDRYRHSSCDTADRVDLERLLAVSSCAAVAVQLLAGGPDTSQLVLACLSARHNDLLDVARGAGAAEQAGWIEPAAADRAHRRLAAVLAGGDRDLAWIAGLAGVELDRVAGYRDSLRAVATSLTPLLPPGEGSGRPAGPALSRCWSGPFNLFAALDAVDQRARQRAWDGIGQDRGAGYARLVALALAVDGERDLDGVVEAAAFSSGLPMSVDGARGWLEALLEAGWLTLGQAR